From the genome of Muricauda sp. SCSIO 64092, one region includes:
- a CDS encoding RES family NAD+ phosphorylase produces MDVTELLDFFQELADNFEVVGTGESLKNKIQGNWSFFANHQVAEKILNHLMPKLKTAISNANSSVDYIQEIRDNYSYWETLKEELKWSNRFLSNLDQLLELGWDGFFNTQYRLTSSTELFRARVHHKSGNPALSPTEMFCPPPDIAKGGRANPSGIPYLYLCDNMETVLYEVRASYLDELSIATFQLKQLPDGVIIVDFTEDTPLFQPELVRETIMSKLLRDKISQDLSKPMRRYDSEIEYIPTQFICEFIRTYTGASGIRFSSSLHPSGKNIVIFDQNLMECTNVILHQVTTVNLESTKLKT; encoded by the coding sequence ATGGACGTGACGGAACTTCTTGATTTTTTCCAGGAACTGGCAGACAACTTTGAGGTTGTTGGAACCGGGGAAAGCCTAAAAAACAAAATTCAGGGTAATTGGAGTTTTTTTGCAAACCATCAAGTTGCGGAAAAAATTCTGAATCACCTCATGCCGAAGCTTAAAACAGCTATATCGAATGCCAATAGTTCAGTAGACTATATTCAAGAAATCAGGGATAATTACAGCTATTGGGAAACGCTTAAGGAAGAACTAAAATGGTCCAATCGTTTTCTTTCAAATTTGGACCAATTACTTGAGTTAGGTTGGGATGGTTTCTTTAACACCCAATACCGCTTGACCTCTTCCACGGAATTGTTCCGGGCTAGAGTTCATCATAAAAGTGGGAACCCAGCCTTGAGTCCAACCGAAATGTTCTGTCCTCCTCCCGATATTGCGAAAGGTGGTCGTGCTAATCCTTCGGGAATCCCATATCTCTACTTATGTGATAATATGGAAACAGTATTATATGAAGTGCGGGCTTCCTATTTGGATGAGTTAAGTATTGCTACTTTTCAATTAAAGCAGCTGCCTGACGGGGTGATCATTGTGGACTTTACAGAGGATACCCCTTTGTTCCAGCCAGAATTAGTGCGCGAAACTATAATGTCCAAATTGCTCAGAGACAAAATTAGTCAAGACCTATCCAAGCCTATGCGGCGATATGATTCGGAAATTGAATACATCCCAACGCAATTTATTTGTGAATTTATCCGTACTTATACTGGGGCCAGTGGAATTCGGTTTTCAAGTTCCTTACATCCATCGGGAAAAAACATTGTTATTTTCGACCAAAACCTCATGGAATGTACAAATGTTATATTGCACCAAGTTACCACTGTCAATTTGGAAAGTACAAAATTGAAAACTTAG
- a CDS encoding sce7725 family protein, which produces MYYPLLRGRQFELIALRDLANATISQGTIAPILEPVKESFNNLNLALNVFRSTSQEAFLIVNPLVGELRGDHDVYLNYLQDNPYPIRRAFHFQNNAPYISEAITTFNLGECMLICPNDVNPDDADFRGLTNLEAIQYIVVEDPGRNRALSRYIRGLGKNFIRLDDLFERQIRNSDFLDIQEHRFSEEHLHYADEGFAGFSDYTALPSYYSDSGSTPRAVVIHLTYPNGDNQIWIRHFTSDTNDSIANVQGKFAEAAAKAVTFCRHRQLHNAAIIELEDYFERQHYPGLGTVKKISIKNHLLVVQEYLSNR; this is translated from the coding sequence ATGTATTATCCTTTACTACGTGGTAGACAATTTGAACTCATTGCACTCAGAGATTTGGCCAATGCCACAATCTCCCAAGGTACTATAGCACCTATCTTGGAGCCCGTTAAGGAGTCATTCAATAATTTGAATCTGGCCTTAAATGTTTTTAGGAGTACCAGTCAGGAGGCCTTTTTAATTGTAAATCCCCTTGTCGGGGAACTGCGTGGTGACCATGATGTTTATTTAAATTATCTGCAGGATAATCCTTATCCTATCCGCAGAGCTTTCCATTTTCAGAATAATGCCCCATATATTAGTGAGGCTATTACCACATTTAATTTGGGAGAATGTATGCTTATCTGCCCAAACGATGTAAATCCAGATGATGCGGATTTTAGAGGTTTGACCAATTTAGAAGCCATTCAATATATCGTGGTCGAAGACCCTGGGAGGAACAGAGCATTGAGTAGATATATTCGAGGTTTGGGTAAAAACTTTATCAGGTTAGATGACCTCTTCGAAAGACAAATACGCAACAGCGACTTTTTGGATATTCAGGAGCATCGTTTTTCAGAAGAACACTTGCACTATGCAGATGAAGGTTTTGCCGGCTTCTCAGATTACACCGCATTGCCGAGTTATTATAGCGATAGTGGCAGTACCCCAAGAGCAGTGGTCATTCACCTTACTTATCCCAATGGGGATAATCAAATCTGGATTCGTCATTTCACTTCTGACACTAACGATTCCATAGCCAATGTCCAAGGTAAATTTGCAGAGGCGGCTGCCAAAGCCGTAACATTTTGCCGTCACAGGCAATTGCATAATGCTGCGATTATCGAGTTAGAAGATTACTTTGAACGACAACATTATCCTGGTCTAGGCACAGTTAAGAAAATAAGTATAAAAAACCATCTGTTAGTCGTTCAAGAGTACTTAAGCAACCGCTGA
- a CDS encoding sce7726 family protein has protein sequence MPKKTDISINQLRDYSSLFSRNVVSSWMKNDFQSIDLKIERYDRKWLNSSRATYLDYVKYVYKILESRYQNEYVFKNSFLNEWLIKEIGHNYSQVFSEFRVGDAIADLVMFNGTSKAFEIKTEMDSPKRLDFQLENYRKAFNEIYLILPKSKVNLYQQYDKEIGIIVFIQDADEKFQIHRKSMANKVVDKDTIMKILHTHEYKALVKEHYGSLPPMTSFKQFEVCRELIFEIPNAQLNSYFINFMKARQRGNTLSKRSYREFNQMSLAMKLSPRERKNLISQLKSPIQN, from the coding sequence ATGCCTAAGAAAACTGACATAAGTATAAATCAGCTAAGAGATTATTCCTCACTTTTTTCTCGAAATGTTGTCAGTTCTTGGATGAAGAATGATTTTCAATCAATTGACCTTAAGATAGAAAGATATGATAGGAAGTGGCTTAATTCTAGTCGGGCGACCTATCTGGATTATGTCAAATATGTTTACAAGATTTTGGAATCAAGATATCAAAATGAGTATGTATTCAAAAATTCATTTCTAAATGAATGGTTAATTAAAGAAATTGGGCATAACTACTCCCAGGTATTCTCTGAATTTAGAGTAGGCGATGCAATAGCGGATCTAGTAATGTTCAACGGAACATCAAAGGCTTTTGAAATCAAGACAGAAATGGATTCTCCTAAACGACTGGATTTTCAATTAGAAAACTATCGTAAAGCTTTTAACGAAATCTACTTGATTCTTCCTAAGTCAAAGGTTAACCTGTATCAACAATATGATAAAGAAATCGGTATAATTGTATTTATCCAGGATGCCGATGAGAAGTTTCAGATACACCGTAAATCTATGGCCAATAAAGTCGTGGACAAGGATACTATTATGAAAATATTACATACACATGAGTATAAGGCCTTGGTCAAAGAGCACTATGGGTCTCTTCCCCCAATGACGAGTTTCAAACAATTTGAGGTCTGTAGGGAGTTGATATTCGAGATTCCCAATGCCCAATTGAATTCCTATTTTATCAACTTTATGAAAGCGCGTCAACGAGGTAATACCCTTTCAAAAAGAAGTTACCGTGAGTTCAATCAGATGAGCTTAGCCATGAAGTTATCTCCTAGAGAAAGAAAAAATCTTATCAGCCAACTCAAATCACCTATCCAGAATTAA
- a CDS encoding alpha/beta fold hydrolase, with protein sequence MKKTAIRIDSWHGIRFSSIVFLTITFLLSHVSIAQVQTNWPQTTTSADGTTISYEIYGEGDLSLVFVHGWSCDSRYWQKQVPTFSKKYKVVLVDLAGHGHSGTIRETYSMEAFGEDVRAVVEKTGSNNVILIGHSMGGTVIAQAALLLPQKVKGLIAVDDYHNIEYPLSQEEFDAMVTPLRNDFQSGARQFVQQMFHPNADTISREWILADMSAAPPHVALSAMEELMSHSIDGSAAELFEEIPIPIMAVNGDLWPIDVEANRRHMESFEAIVVEGGDHFLMVNRSTPFNAALTKAINAIKKKRAEK encoded by the coding sequence ATGAAGAAGACAGCGATACGTATTGATTCTTGGCATGGAATTCGATTTTCATCCATCGTGTTTTTGACGATAACTTTTCTGTTATCCCATGTGAGCATAGCCCAGGTTCAAACCAATTGGCCCCAAACAACCACTTCGGCCGATGGAACCACAATTTCGTATGAGATATATGGTGAAGGTGATTTATCACTGGTTTTTGTTCATGGCTGGAGTTGTGATTCACGATATTGGCAAAAGCAAGTGCCCACTTTCTCCAAAAAGTACAAAGTTGTTTTGGTTGACCTCGCTGGGCATGGACATTCCGGCACAATCCGAGAAACCTATTCGATGGAAGCTTTTGGAGAAGATGTTCGGGCAGTTGTGGAGAAAACGGGAAGCAACAACGTCATCCTTATAGGCCACTCCATGGGAGGGACGGTTATCGCACAGGCAGCCCTCTTACTACCTCAAAAGGTCAAAGGTCTTATAGCCGTGGATGACTACCACAATATTGAATACCCGTTGAGTCAAGAAGAGTTTGACGCAATGGTCACTCCTTTGCGAAACGATTTCCAATCCGGAGCGCGGCAATTTGTGCAGCAGATGTTCCACCCGAATGCCGATACCATCTCACGGGAGTGGATCCTGGCGGATATGTCGGCTGCTCCGCCCCATGTGGCTTTGAGCGCCATGGAAGAACTCATGTCGCATAGTATTGACGGAAGTGCAGCAGAACTCTTTGAGGAAATACCTATTCCCATCATGGCGGTAAACGGAGATCTGTGGCCAATCGATGTTGAAGCCAATCGTCGACATATGGAGTCTTTTGAGGCTATTGTGGTAGAAGGAGGCGATCATTTCCTAATGGTGAACCGATCGACACCATTCAACGCTGCTTTAACGAAAGCAATAAACGCAATTAAAAAGAAACGTGCGGAGAAATAA
- a CDS encoding saccharopine dehydrogenase NADP-binding domain-containing protein, translating to MKKLLIIGGYGNVGKLLTSRLLTHIPEFQITLAGRNIERAKTTAEAFEKQFIGHKVGYKALDAADKSTLLKAFSGMDMVIVAASSLKYTRNVVEAAIETNTHYFDTQLSSDDKISILESYKEDIEKKGLIFITDGGYHPGIPGAMITWAKQQLGALTKANIYAALKMDWSLYQYTKSTHLEMLEELKSFDSSYYQARAWKKVNWSKIPKWDFKAPYHELSCTPLMMEEIRCVPDKIPEIEETGFFISGFNPLMDNFLLPILMLGVKILPTFMYGPLGRLFEWGLKKSRPPYGVMLIADCEGTGGALQVKVHHEDGYEITVVPVVACLQQCLSGYIEPGLHLQAWAVEPNRFFDDVQRLGIEVGTASIDTIT from the coding sequence GAATTTCAGATAACACTGGCCGGCCGAAATATTGAAAGGGCCAAAACAACAGCCGAAGCGTTTGAAAAACAGTTTATTGGACACAAGGTTGGTTACAAAGCATTGGATGCTGCCGACAAGTCAACCCTATTGAAAGCGTTTTCTGGGATGGATATGGTCATCGTTGCAGCAAGTTCTTTAAAGTACACGCGAAATGTTGTTGAAGCGGCTATTGAGACCAATACCCATTATTTTGATACGCAACTCTCATCTGACGATAAAATAAGCATTCTTGAATCTTACAAAGAAGATATTGAAAAAAAGGGACTCATTTTTATTACGGATGGCGGATATCACCCAGGGATTCCCGGGGCAATGATTACTTGGGCAAAACAGCAATTGGGCGCTTTGACCAAGGCCAATATTTACGCCGCGCTCAAAATGGATTGGAGTTTATATCAATACACCAAGAGTACCCATCTTGAAATGCTGGAAGAGTTAAAGTCTTTCGACAGTTCGTACTATCAGGCAAGGGCATGGAAAAAAGTGAATTGGAGCAAAATACCGAAATGGGATTTTAAAGCGCCTTATCATGAATTATCCTGCACACCATTGATGATGGAAGAAATTCGATGCGTACCCGACAAAATCCCGGAAATCGAGGAAACAGGTTTTTTTATTTCGGGGTTTAATCCACTAATGGATAATTTCTTATTGCCGATTCTGATGCTCGGGGTAAAAATACTTCCTACTTTTATGTATGGACCTCTAGGAAGGCTCTTTGAATGGGGTTTAAAAAAAAGCAGACCACCCTATGGCGTAATGCTGATTGCTGATTGTGAGGGAACAGGAGGGGCATTACAAGTAAAGGTCCATCATGAGGACGGCTATGAAATTACGGTTGTTCCTGTTGTTGCCTGTTTACAACAATGCTTGTCAGGATACATTGAACCAGGCTTACATTTACAGGCTTGGGCGGTTGAACCCAACCGGTTTTTTGATGATGTGCAAAGGCTAGGTATCGAAGTAGGGACGGCGTCAATAGATACGATTACGTAG